GGCTCACTCCCGCCACCCCGCGTGACCAGGGCGCGGGCCGGTCCGGGTCAGATGATCCCGATGAGGATCCCCGCCACCAGCACGACCAGCGAGGCCAGCGCGGCCCACTTCACCGTGAACCTGGTGTGGTCGCCGAACTCCACCTTCGCCATGCCGACGAGCACGTACACGGCGGGCACCAGCGGGCTCGACATGTGCAGGACCTGACCCACCAGCGAGGCGCGCGCGATCTCCAGCGAGGACACGCCGTGCGCCGCACCGGCCTCCGCCAGGACGGGCAGGATGCCGAAGTAGAAGCCGTCGTTCGACATGAAGTACGTGAGCGGGATGCTCAGCACGCCGGTGACCAGGGCCATGTGCGGACCCATGCCCGCGGGGATGGCGCCGACGAGCCAGTCGGCCATGTGCTTGACCATGCCCGTGCCGGTGAGGACGCCGGTGAAGACGGCGGCGGCGAAGACCATGCCGGCGACGTTGAGGACGTTGTCGGCGTGGGCGGCGATGCGCTCCTTCTGCTCGGCCATCTTCGGGTAGTTGACGGTGAGCGCGAGGGCGGCGCCGAGGAGGAACAGCACCGGGATCGGCAGCAGTTCGAGGATCATCGCGGCGAGCAGCGCGACCGTCAGGCCGGCGTTGAACCAGTACAGCTTGGGGCGGAGCGTCGCGCGCTTCGGGTCGAGCCCCTGGAACCCGTCGCCCTCGCCCGCGCCGGCGGCGTCGCCGGAACCGGCCGTCGCCTTCCTGTCCCCGGCCTTGCCCGTGCTGCCGCCGCCCGCCGTGACCAGCACCGCGTCGGCCTCCGGGACCAGGACCTCGTCGAGCGTCAGGTAGCCGATGCGCTTGCGCTCGCGGCGCCCGAGGACGTACGCCAGGGCGAAGACGAAGAGCAGGCCCACGCCGAGCGCGGGGATCATCGGGACGAAGATGTCGGCGGCGTCGAGCTTGAGCGCGGTCGCGGCACGGGCGGTGGGACCGCCCCAGGGCAGGGTGTTCATGACGCCGTTGGCCATGGCGGCGACGCCCGTCATGACCACCAGGCTCATCTTGAGCCGCTTGTAGAGCGGATACATCGCCGAGACGGTGATCATGAAGGTGGTGGAGCCGTCGCCGTCGAGGGAGACGATCGCGGCGAGCACCGCCGTACCCACGACGACCCGCACGGGGTCGGCCTTGCAGAAGCGCAGGATGCCCCGGACGATCGGGTCGAAGAGGCCGACGTCGATCATGACGCCGAAGTAGACGATCGCGAACATCAGCATCGCGGCGGTCGGCGCCAGCTTGCCGACCCCTTCGATGACGTAGTCGCCGAGCTGGGCCCCCTGCCCGACCGCGACGCAGAACAGCGCGGGAATCAGTACGAGCGCCGCGATCGGCGACATCTTTTTCAGCATGATCAGGACCAGGAAGGTCGCGATCATGGCGAAGCCGAGGACGGTCAGCATGGAGGACACCTCACGTTCACCCTTGAACTGCCGCCGAGCGGCGGTGCGCATGACGGTAGGTGCCCTCTTCCGCCGTTAACAAGATGTTGACGCGTGAGCAATACGAGCAAAACCCCAGGTCACAGCGGGGGTGATCGACGAGGGTGCCCTACAGGGGTGACACCTCCACGGGGAAGCCGTTCAGGACGGCGGTGCCGGAGAGGGGGTCGATCCGGGATCCGTCGAGCAGCTGGTTGACGTTGACGCCGGGGCGCGCGGACGCGACGGCGAGCCGGGTGCCCGGCCGGTCGTGACCCCAGCCGTGCGGGAGGCTCACCACCCCCGGGCGCACGCCGTCGGTGACCTCCACCGGCACCTCCAGCTCACCGCCCTCCCCCTTGACCCTGGCCGACCCGCCGTCGACCAGCCGGAGCCGCTCCGCGTCCTCGGGGTGCACCTGGAGGGTGCAGCGGTTCGACCCCCCGCCCAGGGCGGGCGTGTTGTGCAGCCAGCTGTTGTTCGACCGCAGGTGCCTGCGCCCGACCAGCTGGAGGGTCCCCGGCTCCGGTACGGCGTCGAGGGCGGCGCGCAGCCGGGGCAGGTCGGCGGCGAGGGGCTCCGGGAACAGTTCGATCCGTCCGCTGCGGGTCTTGAGGAGTCCCGGCAGGCGCGGCTTCAGGGGCCCGAGGTCGATGCCGTGCGGGTGCGCCTTCAGCTCGTCGAGGGTGAGACCGTAGGGGCCGAGCCGCAGCATCAGGTCGAGTCGCCGCTCGGCCCCGGTGACCCCGGTGAGCCGGGCGGCGAACTCCTTGGGGTCCGTCCCGTACGCCGGCGAGTGCTCCTGCGTCACGGCCTTGGCGAGGGTCGTGTCGATGGCGAGGTCGTCGACGGCGGACGGCGGGGCCCCGTGCATCCCGGACACGGCGAGGATCAGCCGGGCGTGGATCTCGCACTCGTCCATGCGGTCCGCTTCGAGGGGGACGGCCGCCGGGGTGTAGCGAGCCTGGTCGCGGACGGCGAAGCCGTTGAAGGCGAAGTCGAAGTGGGCGCTCCGGGAGGGCGGCGGCGGGGGCAGCAGGACGTCGGCGTGGCGGGTGGTCTCGTTGAGGTACGGGTCGACGGCGACCATCAGGTCGAGGGTGTCGAGGGCCGCGTCGAGGCGCTCTCCGTCGGGCGCGGAGAGGACGGGGTTGGCGGCGATGGTGATCAGGGCGCGGATGCGGCCCTCCCCCGGCGTCTCGATCTCCTCGGCGAGGGCGACGAGCGGCAACTCGCCCTTGACCTCGGGGTGGTGCGAGACCCTGCTGTGCCGGCGGCCGAGGGCGAAGCCCTTGCCGGGTCCGGCGGGGCGCGGGGCGGGCGCGGTGGCGGAGAGCGGGAAGAGTGCGCCGCCGGGCCGGTCGAGGTTGCCGGTGAGGACGTTGAGGACGTCGACGAGCCAGTTGGCGAGGCTGCCGTACGCCACGGTGGAGCTGCCCATCCGCCCGTAGACGGCGGCGGTGGGCGCGGCGGCGAGCTCCCGGGCGAGGGTGCGGAGGGTGTCCGCGTCCACGTCGCAGGCGGCGGCGACCGCCTCGGGGCTGAACTCCCGCACCGCGGCCCGTACCTCCTCGACGCCCTCCACATGGGCGGCGAGCGGACCGAGGTCGGTGAGCTCCTCGTCGAAGAGGGTGTGGACGAGGGCGGCGAGGAGCAGCGCGTCGGCGCCGGGGCGGATCGCGACGTGCCGGTCGGCGAGGCGGGCGGTGCGGGTGCGCCGGGGGTCGACGACGGTGAGGGTGCCGCCGCGTCGGCGCAGCGCCTTGAGCCTGCCGGGGAAGTCGGGGGCGGTGCACAGGCTGCCGTTGGAGTCCAGCGGATTGGCTCCGAGGATCAGCAGGTGGTCGGTGCGGTCCAGGTCCGGCACGGGGACGGCGAAGGGGTCCCCGAAGAGCAGGCCGCTGGAGACGTGCTTGGGCATCTGGTCGAGCGTGGACGCGGTGAAGAGGTTCCTGGTGCGCAACGCGCCGATCAGCAGGGGCGGGTAGAGGGCGCCGGCGATCGTGTGCACATTGGGGTTGCCCAGGACGATACCCACGGAGTCCGGCCCGTATTCCTCGACGAGCGGACGGATTCGGGCGGCGATCGTGTCGAACGCCTCGGCCCAGGTGGCCTCCTGGAGTCTGCCGTCCTTGCGGACCATGGGGGT
The DNA window shown above is from Streptomyces vietnamensis and carries:
- a CDS encoding CitMHS family transporter, which gives rise to MLTVLGFAMIATFLVLIMLKKMSPIAALVLIPALFCVAVGQGAQLGDYVIEGVGKLAPTAAMLMFAIVYFGVMIDVGLFDPIVRGILRFCKADPVRVVVGTAVLAAIVSLDGDGSTTFMITVSAMYPLYKRLKMSLVVMTGVAAMANGVMNTLPWGGPTARAATALKLDAADIFVPMIPALGVGLLFVFALAYVLGRRERKRIGYLTLDEVLVPEADAVLVTAGGGSTGKAGDRKATAGSGDAAGAGEGDGFQGLDPKRATLRPKLYWFNAGLTVALLAAMILELLPIPVLFLLGAALALTVNYPKMAEQKERIAAHADNVLNVAGMVFAAAVFTGVLTGTGMVKHMADWLVGAIPAGMGPHMALVTGVLSIPLTYFMSNDGFYFGILPVLAEAGAAHGVSSLEIARASLVGQVLHMSSPLVPAVYVLVGMAKVEFGDHTRFTVKWAALASLVVLVAGILIGII
- a CDS encoding molybdopterin-dependent oxidoreductase; amino-acid sequence: MPTALRICPLCEATCGLTLTLDGSRVTGARGDRDDVFSQGFICPKGASFPEIDADPDRLRTPMVRKDGRLQEATWAEAFDTIAARIRPLVEEYGPDSVGIVLGNPNVHTIAGALYPPLLIGALRTRNLFTASTLDQMPKHVSSGLLFGDPFAVPVPDLDRTDHLLILGANPLDSNGSLCTAPDFPGRLKALRRRGGTLTVVDPRRTRTARLADRHVAIRPGADALLLAALVHTLFDEELTDLGPLAAHVEGVEEVRAAVREFSPEAVAAACDVDADTLRTLARELAAAPTAAVYGRMGSSTVAYGSLANWLVDVLNVLTGNLDRPGGALFPLSATAPAPRPAGPGKGFALGRRHSRVSHHPEVKGELPLVALAEEIETPGEGRIRALITIAANPVLSAPDGERLDAALDTLDLMVAVDPYLNETTRHADVLLPPPPPSRSAHFDFAFNGFAVRDQARYTPAAVPLEADRMDECEIHARLILAVSGMHGAPPSAVDDLAIDTTLAKAVTQEHSPAYGTDPKEFAARLTGVTGAERRLDLMLRLGPYGLTLDELKAHPHGIDLGPLKPRLPGLLKTRSGRIELFPEPLAADLPRLRAALDAVPEPGTLQLVGRRHLRSNNSWLHNTPALGGGSNRCTLQVHPEDAERLRLVDGGSARVKGEGGELEVPVEVTDGVRPGVVSLPHGWGHDRPGTRLAVASARPGVNVNQLLDGSRIDPLSGTAVLNGFPVEVSPL